The Corynebacterium minutissimum genome includes the window AATTCATCCTTCATGTTGTGGATGAAGAGGGAACCCACCAGTGAAGCACCGATGGCAGAACCAATCTGGCGGAAGAAGTTATTTGCCGCGGTCGCAGTTCCGACGAGGGCGATGGGGAAGGAGTTCTGAACAATGAGGACCAGAACCTGCATGACAAAGCCTAGGCCGATACCGAAGACGAGGAACTCTGCGCCAAGCTGAACCAGAGAGGTTTCTGCAGTCAGCTGAGACATCCAGAACAACGTACCGGCGGTGATGGCTAGGCCGATGATGGGGTAGCGCTTGTAGTGGCCGGTTCGGGCGATAATGAAGCCAACGCCCGTGGAGGTACCAATCATGCCGACCATCATGGGGATCATCATGAGACCCGCCTTAGTCGGGGTCAGAGTGTGGACCATTTGCAGGTAGGTCGGCATATATCCCAGCACACCGAACATAGCCAAGCCCAAGACCATGCCAGCGGCGGTGGTAAGAACCATGTTGCGGTTCTTGAACAGCTGGACCGGGATGAGCGGCTCCTTGGCCTTGGACTCCACAAAGACGGTGATGATGGAGCCGATGACCACGGTAATGCCAAGCCCAATGATGATCGGATCGGACCACTCGTACTGAGTACCACCCCACGTCGTCATGAGGATGAGAGACGCGGTGGTAATCGCGATGAACACAGCGCCGAGGAGATCAAACTTGCGCAAGTCCGCATCGCCGACGCGTAGGTGGAGAACCAAGGTGCAGACCGTGATGGCGAGCAAACCCAGTGGGATGTTCATCCACATGCCCCAGCGCCAGCCAGGGCCGTCCGTGAACCAACCACCCAACACCGGTCCAAGGACGGAGGACAGACCGAAGACGCCACCCATGATGCCCATGAACTTGCCGCGCTCACGGGAAGTGGTGACCTCCGCAATGATGGATTGGGAGGAGATCATCATGAAACCGGCGCCAAAGCCCTGCACGGCGCGGCCAATAATGAGCAGATTCATGGTGTCG containing:
- a CDS encoding MDR family MFS transporter, coding for MVDTAAQPASPADNNKPEHNLALVFSALVLTMLMSSLGQMIFATALPTIVGELGGVDHMSWVISAFLVMMTIAMPISGKLGDMMGRKWLYIGGIAIFVIGSTLGGFADTMNLLIIGRAVQGFGAGFMMISSQSIIAEVTTSRERGKFMGIMGGVFGLSSVLGPVLGGWFTDGPGWRWGMWMNIPLGLLAITVCTLVLHLRVGDADLRKFDLLGAVFIAITTASLILMTTWGGTQYEWSDPIIIGLGITVVIGSIITVFVESKAKEPLIPVQLFKNRNMVLTTAAGMVLGLAMFGVLGYMPTYLQMVHTLTPTKAGLMMIPMMVGMIGTSTGVGFIIARTGHYKRYPIIGLAITAGTLFWMSQLTAETSLVQLGAEFLVFGIGLGFVMQVLVLIVQNSFPIALVGTATAANNFFRQIGSAIGASLVGSLFIHNMKDELAANMPAAIKSMGAAGKPFAEKFASADGGSANLTPSLVAQMPDPIKDVILNAYNDGLTPVILLMVPMAIIALLLILPVREEHLKETIS